Part of the Acidobacteriota bacterium genome, TCTCGATGCCGTGGTGGGGCAGACGGGTGCGGTAGCGGGGGTCCCGGACGGTGCCGAAGCCGACCTCCACCTCCCCCGGGGCGGGCCAGTCCAGGGCGCTCTTGAAGTCCTGGATGGGCGTACCGTCCAGATCCGATCCGGCGCTGTCGGCGAGGCTGGCCAGGAGGTTGGCGAGCTTGCGCTCTTTGTCCCGAAGGCGCTCCGCCTCGGCGGCCACCCGGTCGCTCTCCCGCCGCACCTGCGCCAACACATTCGCCTGGCGCCGGCGCAGGGTGGCCAGCTCCCGCCGGCGCTCGGTCTCCTGCTGGGCCCAGCTCTCCGCCTCTTCGAATTGCATCACCAGCACCTGACGCTCGTCCGCCAGCCGCTCCTGGGTGTCGACGAAGTGCTCCACGGCGGCGGCGTCCCGGCGCGCCAGGTAGCGCAGTCCGCGCACCGCCTCCAGGGGATCGGCGTCCGGGCCCACCGCCAGGAACATGCGCAGATAGCCGAAGGAGCCTAGCCGGTAGAGCGCCCGCAGCCTAGACCGCAGATCCTGCCGCGCCTGGGCCAGATCGTCTTCCAGCCGGGCGACCTGGCGGGTGCTGGTCTCCACCTTCTCCAGAGCCACCTCCCGCGCCGTCTCCGCCTCGGAAACCCGCTGGGTCTGCAGCTCGAGCTCCAGCTCGACCCGCTCCAAGCGCCCTTGGAGGCCGCCGGCGGTCTCCCGCAGCTCCCCCAGCCGGTCTTCGAGGCCGGCGATCTGCTCCTGGATTTGCCGCAGCGCTTGTTCTCTAGCAGACGGCTCTTCGGTTTCCGGGGAGCTGTCTTGGGAAGCCGCAGGAAGGGGCCCCACCAACCACGCCGCCAGCAGCGCGCAAAGCGCGACCAGTAGCACCGGCGAGGTGATGGGAGAAGTGGAGCCTTGGATGGTGCGGGAGCCTTTCATTTGGGTTTCTATGAGGCCGAGCCCTCACCCCCTCGGTCCCCCTCTCCCAGCCTCTCACCCGACCGTCCGGTAGAGGGGGAAGCTCGAAGCTCACCGTCGCACTGAGCTCCAGCGCCGAGATCCGGTGGGACGGGGGTGAGGGGTTCCTGCAAGCCCGTCCTCAGAGAAACCAACCGCGAACCGCGGCGCTGGATTCCCGCGCCGCGGCGTTGATCACGGTGAATCAGCCCCCCGATCAACCACCCGGGGCCAGCAGACTCTCGCCGTCGTACTCAGTGTCCGACGAAACGCCATAGAGCTCCAGCAGGGTGGGCATGACGTCCGCCATGTAGGGTTG contains:
- a CDS encoding peptidoglycan DD-metalloendopeptidase family protein, with amino-acid sequence MKGSRTIQGSTSPITSPVLLVALCALLAAWLVGPLPAASQDSSPETEEPSAREQALRQIQEQIAGLEDRLGELRETAGGLQGRLERVELELELQTQRVSEAETAREVALEKVETSTRQVARLEDDLAQARQDLRSRLRALYRLGSFGYLRMFLAVGPDADPLEAVRGLRYLARRDAAAVEHFVDTQERLADERQVLVMQFEEAESWAQQETERRRELATLRRRQANVLAQVRRESDRVAAEAERLRDKERKLANLLASLADSAGSDLDGTPIQDFKSALDWPAPGEVEVGFGTVRDPRYRTRLPHHGIEIGLERRQPVRSVYPGKVLFAGPFEGYGAMVVMLHPGRVFTVYGGLESLRVEADDVLSLSDAVGLASNTFYFEIRVENRPEDPLQWLR